A window of the Halopseudomonas phragmitis genome harbors these coding sequences:
- the flgK gene encoding flagellar hook-associated protein FlgK — MSLSQIAYTGLHATQLALTATGQNIANVHTPGFSRLTSVMSSLSGQAGLTAGGGVQVTSIRRMTSEFQNQQLWRANTEMHAHTSAQQYLGALESLMSGDGSSISIGLDQFFAALSELTVSPESPALRQQAISEAGNLAQRFNGLNGNIDAQLRALHEQRQSMSVEVNGLLGNIAELNRQIVATESVGGDSKALRDHREILVKELSQFAGIRVNEVDDGSLTVSLSNGQPLVAGSTAGRLEVNQLPSGEQQLALSFATSSFPLTQDSLGGALGGLYKVEYQSLRPTQQALHGMASELSQAVNAVLAGGYDLQGNPGQPLFSYDPTSITAMLTVNPLSASELALSGEPGEVGNNQALLALLELRQAPITLNGNQVTLNDAYAGLLGQVASDSRQNQADLRSATAVLEQAQAQRDSISAVNLDEEAVNLMSYMQAYQANMKVITTASQLFDDLLAAF, encoded by the coding sequence ATGAGCCTGAGCCAGATTGCCTACACCGGTCTGCACGCGACACAGTTGGCGCTGACCGCGACCGGTCAAAATATTGCCAACGTGCATACTCCGGGTTTCAGCCGGCTGACTTCGGTAATGAGCTCGCTGTCCGGCCAGGCCGGACTGACCGCCGGTGGCGGGGTGCAGGTCACCAGTATCCGGCGTATGACCAGCGAGTTTCAGAATCAGCAGTTGTGGCGGGCCAATACCGAAATGCACGCCCATACCAGTGCCCAGCAGTATCTTGGCGCGCTGGAAAGCCTGATGAGTGGCGATGGCTCCAGTATCAGCATCGGCCTTGACCAGTTCTTCGCCGCGCTCAGCGAGCTGACCGTCAGCCCCGAGTCGCCGGCCCTGCGTCAGCAGGCGATCAGCGAGGCTGGCAACCTGGCTCAGCGCTTCAATGGCCTGAATGGCAATATCGACGCCCAGTTGCGTGCACTGCATGAGCAACGTCAGAGCATGAGCGTGGAGGTCAACGGGCTGCTCGGCAATATCGCCGAACTCAACCGGCAGATCGTCGCTACCGAGTCGGTGGGTGGCGACAGCAAAGCACTGCGCGACCACCGGGAAATTCTGGTCAAGGAGCTCAGCCAGTTCGCCGGTATCCGGGTCAACGAAGTCGATGATGGTTCGCTGACCGTATCGCTGAGCAACGGCCAGCCATTGGTAGCCGGCAGTACCGCCGGCCGGCTTGAGGTCAATCAGTTACCCAGCGGCGAGCAGCAACTGGCTCTGAGCTTTGCCACCTCCAGTTTTCCGCTGACCCAGGACAGCCTGGGTGGTGCGTTGGGTGGCCTGTACAAGGTCGAATACCAATCGCTGCGCCCGACCCAGCAGGCCCTGCATGGCATGGCCAGCGAGTTGAGCCAGGCAGTCAATGCGGTGCTGGCTGGTGGTTATGATCTGCAGGGCAACCCGGGGCAGCCGCTGTTCAGTTACGACCCCACCAGCATCACCGCAATGCTGACCGTCAACCCTCTCAGTGCTTCGGAGCTGGCGCTGTCAGGTGAGCCTGGCGAGGTGGGTAACAACCAGGCGTTGCTGGCCTTGCTGGAGCTGCGTCAGGCACCGATCACGCTCAATGGTAATCAGGTCACCCTCAACGATGCCTATGCCGGGCTGCTCGGCCAGGTGGCCAGCGACAGTCGGCAGAACCAGGCCGACCTGCGTTCGGCGACCGCTGTGCTGGAGCAGGCCCAGGCCCAGCGTGACAGCATCAGCGCGGTCAACCTGGATGAGGAGGCGGTCAACCTGATGAGTTACATGCAGGCCTATCAGGCCAACATGAAGGTGATTACCACGGCCAGCCAACTGTTCGACGACCTGTTGGCCGCGTTCTGA
- the flgL gene encoding flagellar hook-associated protein FlgL, with amino-acid sequence MRITNAQITAMMQGSMNANSAQLGKLMQQMATGQRLLQPSDDPVASVRLLRIQREEASLAQYRSNIGTLSGSLATQETNLTAASDTMLSLRDLLLWAANDTNGDDDLRAIAGEMANIEQTLVSFLNVRDEEGRFLFSGTLSNNPAVTFDPLTGSYQASGNDKHRQAAVANGVLIDENVTVMEIFGTDLDFLNRLHELVGMLQDPLLDASDPLLKQQLTDTLNELDRTHVNLLGQVSELGGRQNTLTLLDDSNTEVSLVNQKIEGELSQLDYAGASIDLNQYMLALQATQQTYLKLNQLTLFSLL; translated from the coding sequence ATGCGCATCACCAACGCCCAGATTACCGCCATGATGCAGGGCTCAATGAATGCCAATTCGGCACAGTTGGGCAAGCTGATGCAGCAGATGGCGACCGGCCAGCGGCTATTGCAGCCTTCCGATGACCCGGTAGCCAGCGTGCGCCTGCTGCGCATCCAGCGCGAGGAGGCCAGTCTGGCCCAGTACCGGAGCAACATCGGCACTTTGTCCGGCAGCCTGGCGACCCAGGAGACCAATCTCACGGCGGCCTCCGATACCATGCTCAGCCTGCGCGACCTGTTGCTGTGGGCGGCCAACGACACCAATGGCGATGACGACCTGCGAGCGATCGCCGGGGAAATGGCCAACATCGAGCAGACGCTCGTGAGCTTTCTGAATGTGCGTGACGAGGAAGGTCGCTTCCTGTTTTCCGGCACTCTCAGCAATAACCCGGCGGTGACCTTCGATCCGCTCACTGGCAGCTATCAGGCCAGCGGCAATGACAAGCATCGCCAGGCCGCGGTGGCCAACGGCGTGCTGATTGACGAAAACGTTACCGTGATGGAAATCTTCGGCACTGACCTGGATTTCCTCAATCGTCTGCATGAACTGGTCGGCATGCTGCAGGACCCGCTGCTGGACGCCTCTGATCCGCTGCTCAAGCAGCAGTTGACCGACACTCTGAACGAGTTGGACCGTACTCATGTCAACCTGCTGGGGCAGGTCTCCGAACTGGGTGGGCGGCAAAATACCCTGACTCTGCTAGATGACAGCAATACTGAGGTGTCGTTGGTCAATCAGAAGATCGAGGGCGAGCTGTCGCAGCTCGATTACGCTGGCGCGAGTATTGATCTGAACCAGTACATGCTGGCCCTGCAGGCAACGCAGCAGACCTATTTGAAGCTGAATCAGCTAACCTTGTTCAGTCTGCTGTAA
- the cysP gene encoding thiosulfate ABC transporter substrate-binding protein CysP: MLNKPRWITRVAGALALTAGLTAGPAQAADQELLNSSYDIARELFSAYNELFAEHWQAETGKSVEIKQSHGGSSRQAQAIIQGLRADVVTYNQVTDVDMLHERGKLIPADWRDRLPNASSPYYSTMAFLVRQGNPKNIHNWDDLARADVSSVLPNPKTSGNGRYTYLAALGYAQKAHGDDQQAIDNYLRTFLGNVAVYDTGGRGATTTFVERGIGDVLLTFESEVNNIIAEYPDGGYQVVVPKVSFLAEFPVAWIDRNVQRNGTEELAKAYLEYLYSEPAQRLIAGFNYRVHDEKVQAEFAERFPELELLPIEAITGDWETAMREHFANGAKLDQLQRR; this comes from the coding sequence ATGTTGAACAAACCCCGTTGGATTACCCGTGTGGCCGGTGCCCTGGCGCTGACGGCCGGCTTGACGGCCGGTCCGGCTCAGGCTGCCGACCAGGAACTGCTGAACTCGTCCTACGACATCGCCCGCGAACTGTTTTCAGCCTATAACGAACTGTTTGCCGAGCACTGGCAGGCCGAAACCGGCAAGTCGGTCGAAATCAAGCAATCGCATGGTGGCTCCTCACGCCAGGCTCAGGCGATCATCCAGGGCCTGCGTGCCGATGTGGTGACCTACAACCAGGTGACCGATGTCGATATGCTGCATGAGCGTGGCAAGCTGATCCCGGCCGACTGGCGTGACCGACTACCCAATGCCAGCTCGCCCTACTATTCGACCATGGCGTTCCTGGTGCGCCAGGGCAACCCGAAGAATATCCATAACTGGGACGATCTGGCCCGGGCTGACGTCAGCTCGGTGCTGCCTAATCCCAAGACCTCGGGCAATGGCCGTTATACCTATCTGGCGGCACTCGGCTATGCGCAAAAAGCTCACGGTGATGATCAACAGGCGATTGATAACTACCTGCGCACCTTTCTCGGCAATGTTGCGGTGTACGACACCGGTGGTCGCGGCGCCACCACCACCTTCGTCGAGCGTGGTATCGGTGACGTCCTGCTGACCTTCGAGTCCGAGGTCAACAACATCATTGCCGAGTACCCGGATGGCGGTTATCAAGTGGTGGTACCCAAGGTCAGCTTCCTGGCTGAGTTTCCGGTCGCCTGGATTGACCGTAATGTCCAGCGCAACGGCACTGAAGAACTGGCCAAGGCTTACCTGGAATACCTCTATAGCGAACCGGCCCAACGCCTGATTGCCGGGTTCAATTACCGGGTGCATGATGAAAAGGTCCAGGCCGAGTTCGCCGAGCGCTTCCCCGAGCTGGAACTGCTGCCGATCGAGGCCATTACCGGTGACTGGGAAACCGCCATGCGTGAGCATTTTGCCAACGGGGCCAAACTTGACCAGTTGCAGCGCCGTTAA
- a CDS encoding tryptophan synthase subunit beta: MVYVQRDAEGLLLRVESEPFEGMTDTLAVESEELESWLKTREEVHSRLASLKQTDLDLIRVLEDVVIVLVERGVISFTDLPEAARNKLDERALARAELEGLSSEINERLGKPQKH, encoded by the coding sequence ATGGTGTATGTACAGCGCGACGCGGAAGGCCTGCTGTTGCGTGTTGAAAGTGAACCGTTCGAAGGGATGACCGACACCCTGGCGGTCGAAAGCGAGGAGCTGGAAAGCTGGCTCAAGACCCGCGAAGAAGTACATTCCCGGCTGGCCAGCCTGAAGCAGACCGACCTTGACCTGATTCGGGTACTTGAGGATGTGGTCATCGTGCTGGTCGAACGTGGTGTGATCAGTTTTACCGACCTGCCCGAAGCGGCCCGTAACAAGCTGGATGAGCGGGCGCTGGCGCGTGCCGAGCTGGAAGGGCTTAGTAGCGAGATCAACGAGCGGCTCGGTAAACCACAAAAGCACTGA